ttttttcaagttttcgaCGATTCCTAGAGGACATTGAGGAGCTGAAAGGCGATAAATCAATTTGTTGTTTGCGGTAAGTTTCATTTATCACCTTTTAGAACCTCCCGAACCCGCGGTGCTCATTGTGCTGCTAGAAATGATACTACCATATTCAGAACTGGTATCATTTCTCATATCAGCTCCTTCATGGCCTAAATCAACATGATCTATTCCTGATATTTTAAACATCATTTTCCTGTATTTGTTCTTCCTCACTTGCATTAGTCGAGTAAAATAATTCTTGAACTTAACATTTAATTCCGTCACCTTTTCGTATAGATCTTCAGTGTAAGTCTTTAACGCCGGTTTTATGAAGTTATCTAATAAGAAGCggattcaaaaattatgagtTTCAGGAATACCTCTTCTCATTTCATTTCCCAAAACTTACCAATCAATTCCTTATTGCCGTATTGATCAGCCAAACACAGCGCATTCTCAAACTGCTTATCTTGTACCATCACCTCAACAGCACCTATATAATCCCCGCAATAGTGGTCCAATATTAAAGCTCCCTCCTCTGCCCTTTGATGACTTGCCAAATCCAAAGCCAATGCTCTCAAGGTATCTTTCTTTTGCTCACTTTCAACTTTTAGTATATTCAAGAGACTCACAACTTTCCTCCAATGTCGGGCAATTTTATATCGAACTAAAGCTTCCTCCAGAAGACTTGCTCTTTCAAGAATTAAGCCTGCTTCTAAATGCCTGGCTCTATGCCCTAAGTAATCTGCATATAGTATTGTAACTGTCTTAAAGTGGTGGTTTCCAGGATTTAAGGTACTGTAAGCTACATCCTGagtagaatattttttgataaactcTGAAAGAGCTGTTTCACTTTTGTCTTCCATGGTAACAAGATATTTTGTAGCCTTAGCAAAATCTTTCGCAAGAACGTTTGATATGTATCGTAACTCAATGGGGCTCAACTTTTGTAATTCTGCGATTTCGGGCAAAAACATTTTCGGATCCATTGAACACTCAGTGTATAGAAAAGTCAAGAAACTGAGATCATACAACGCATAGCCAGCAGTAAGAACATCCATAACATGCTTATAACGAAGAATCTGAGCTATTGCTTTCTTGCATGTATccatatttttcagtttaaagaCATACAGCACTGATCTCAATGCAGCTTTTATGGAATAATGTTGGATCTGAACAGTAACAATGCTAATGAGGTTCTTAATTGGATTGAGCTTGACGAGGGTTTGCAAAATTGAGGTTAAAATGGTGAGTTTCTGAAGCTCATCACAGTTATCCTCAGTATATGCCCTTGACCAAGACTGATACATAATCTTAAGGCAATTTTCAGTACTAAATTCAGTTACTATAGTATTCAACAGAGAACCAGTTTGTACAGCCTCAATAAACTCTTTAATATGGGTTATGAACCTTTGGGGATTTAAATCAATTAGCAGGTTCCAATTAAACCTCAATTTTCTTATGAGATTTACAGCATTAAACCAATCGTTTTTTGATAGAAGAGAATCTATTCGGTCTATCGCCATAAAACGGCAGGTTATGGTCTCCAAGTTGCCGCGAGGCAAGGCTAGAATTACCTCATCTTTCTCTGTAACGCAAATAATTTTAGCTCCCTGCTCGATTTCCCTGGAGAAGCAGTTCTCcggattaaatttatttaaaattagcgATTGAGCAAATCGTACTGTATACAATCGGTAGGTGTCAGATCTTATGTGCGTAAACAGTAAATAGATACCATGTAGATGAACTGATAAAACGTTGTTTAGGAAAATTATGTCATTAATTACTAACTCCTTTTGTTCatttaggattatttgataCGGAACGTCATTCAGTATTGTTTCGAACAAAGAAATTGTGTTGTTTGTGGGGCCAATATTCAATAGTTTATCTTGATCACTAGGAACAAAGTTGCCATTAtcatatttgtaaaaaagtgttttattgtCAGACATTGTGAAACCATATATATCCTCTGatgcataaaaatgtatattattcACAGGCTTTGCAAACTCTAAAGTTTTGCTTCCCAAAGGTGGAGGGACAATTTCCTTGGAAAACTGAGTAAACAACACTTTAGGCCCATTTATAACAGCCACTAAATCATGAAATACCCCATAAGCTTCCACATTGAATTCATATATGTGGACAGAATGAGAAGTTAAAATGTTAAGTTGACAAGTCGTCATTTCTAAAGCTGTGCTccaatgaaatttcaacaaattttctcTTTCATTTAAGGGGAAAAGGAACTGTTGCTTTAAATACCATGTATCATTAGCATATAAATAGATATTAAGGCTACTTTGTGATGAAAAATAGCTATGAACTgctaaaatgttaaattcagGATGGTACTTAATACCTTTAATTATcccctaaaaaaaaagtttactcCATCTACTTCTTAAGTAAAAAGGGAATAAACAACTTACAATGTTTTCGGGGACctcaaaatatgaatttataaggcaatttttctcataaataacTATTCTATTTCTTTGCCCATCTGTGGCAGCACAGGCAATAGAATTTCCTTTGTTTTTATATGATACTACATCCAAAAGATTGTTGTAAGGTTCACTTCCAAATAGTGGCTGCAACTTTCCatcaaatacttttaaaaatcttcGATTATCTTTCCAATAGTTTAAGACAAacatttctccattttccCTCCAAGAAATTTGAGGAGGAGAATAGTGCTGTGGTATTTCTATGACAAGTAATATgtattagttttttaatacCTAGTATATTTTTTGAGAGTTTGAACCACCCCGTATGCAATCAATATGTTTAAGTTCTTTcagttaatatttaattttaaaaaatgcaatgccTGATGTATCTTGACATTTTTATTCAGACATGAAATTCATACCTTCAATAACTTCCTCCTGTTTCTTCATCCCCTTAAACTGAGTATTTTGAGCACCCCATCCAACATATACTGAATTTGGGGCAGGCTGTCCACTATAGCCTGTGCCAAACAAATCAAATTCATATTTCTGTGCTTCTCTATCAGTACATCTAAAATTAAACCCTGCAAGAGCTCCGTCAGAATCAATAATAACCAAAAAGGTCTGTGTAGGATTCCAAGAGGCCTGCACAATTTTAGAATTCCGTTCAATATGGTAAATGCAGAAGTTCTTTTGAACAAGATTAACAACTACTAGCTCAGCAGTTGTAGCTATAAAGACAGCTTTCCACATCTTTAGGTACGTAACTTTGACTATTTCGGTATTCAATTCATGAGGAATCTGCAGAAACTGCTGGGAACCatcgaaatttaaaatctttagCTCTTTAGCGTCAGTAACAAAACAGTAAAGTTTGTCATCAAGACAAATACGTTGCAGGTCTTTAATTACTGGAGGTGGTTTGTTAATTATCTTGCAATCTTTTAATTGTAGGTTTTCCATAATATCTCTTactattttgcaattttgtggaaaaattcaaaactttgcCAAGCAGTAGCAAAAGCTATAACCAACAATTATTTTGTGGTTAAGTTTATCATTAGACGAATATCAATATGTGTTTTCGGAGTCTATCTGCTCTTATTACTCTTTTTTTTACATGATCTACAGAACACATCAGTCACTCCGAGCATAACCCGATACTGTGTAGTAGACACGTATAAGTGACAATTGGCAAGACGGACATTTGTTGGCGCAATCACACAAAGAGATCAGCTGACTCAAGACGACTCGCAATTTCtctgtattatttttgtttatatgcTCCATTGTTATTATACGTTGTAGGTGAGTgttattttaagtaaactgcgtatttaaaagtgtttatttatttattattggcgaaatatattgttaaataaCCAATTTCCTTCTTAAAACATTAATAGGAGCTGTTTAACACCTTCACATTAAACCTTTCTAATTTATTCATTGTTTTAACAAACTCAGAGTTATGAAATGTTCTTTAATTGCAAAGAGCAATATCCATATCACTATAAGCGCAAATATGCAAACTTGTGAAATAAGGCCAGATAACAGTTTTTGCTTTTTCCCTCCCTTGGCTCCCAAGCTTTCACCTTTACCCTTGACCTTATTGAAAATAAGTTAACAAGGTTTTAAATCTCCTTTATACACTTTAACATGAGGCAAGAAAGATCAATAAGGCCCTATTATATTTATAGTTTTCATGTTCCATTATGGATGAAGACATCAGCTCTGCGAACTGGGTTTTAGTAAATGAAATTGACTGTGCCGAAGAagcaatttcattaatttctctgAACTCTGTTGTCTTGGATTCAGACCAGGAATCTGATCATAGTATCAGTATAATTAGCGAATGTCCTGCAGATAGTTGTTCTGAAGATGAAATTTCGGTGTATAAGGAACAAGAATTAGTACACACTGAGTCTGAAGATGAAATTCAGTTTGAGAAAGCTTATGAACAAATTGCTGAAGCTGAGTTAGGAAGTCATGCTGAGGTTGTTGATGAGAAATCTTCTTTCAATCATGAAAATAGTGTAAGTTTATAGAGAGTATTCCCTATCAACAACAAAGTTAACTGAAAAAGACTTTAATGGTTGAGGTACCTAGTTTGATTTTTGGAAAGTGGAATATCAGTAATaggcattttatttaattgaagaaGCTAGTAAAACtaatagatttatttttataaccttctgaattgaaattaaaaggaaagttttatttcaatttgacaaattattaaatattgtacATATTAATATGCACCACTTTAATGATTTTGTAAGTCACATAATTCATTTATGTATGACATTTTGCACCCACTGTCCTAGAGGTTAGTAAACAATAAACCTTGAATTGACCTCAATTTATGAGATACATATCATTTGGAATTCTCTCTACTGGCGGACTCCCAATTTAGAATAACAAGACATGTTCAAGCTGTTCTCTCTgccacattaaaattttatcttttaggACCTTGATGGCAGTTTCTCAGATCTTCAATTTCCGCAACATGAAGATATATCTCAAGAACTAATCCCTCATTCCCAACTAGAATTATCAGATGGCAGGGATAAGGATAttactaaagaaaaaagtttcagctTATTGGCAGTGGGTTTTCTAATTACCATTCTAAGCTCTGAAATAATACGACATTATTTATATGAGAAAAATACTTCTCAGAGTCCTAGTGATGCGACTTACATGGGTACATTCAGTGATGACCAACTTAATAAAGCTGTTATGGAACTCTGTGTATACAAGCAACGATCTAAAGGCGACTTTTCTGAACAAGCTGTTCAAAAGTGTGTCAACCATAGGTTGAAAAAGTTGAAGAAGGACAAGATGACCAAAAAAGATCTGCCTTATGTGCAGCTGAAAGAACATTATGACAATTTGAAAGATACCAAAGAAGATGTTCATGTGTTCAGCCCAATTGATGATGCTTTTCAAGGCAGTTATGAAAAGACTAAACATTCTAGATGGAGACAAGAAGAGACTCCTAAGGACACTAAAATGTTTGAAAGCaaatataacttaaaaaataataaaatgggaAGATATGAAAGTAAAATGGatgatattaaagaaagatcacactcaaaaaaaaatgaacatgtcgataaaataaaaaagaaaaaaccaaaacaaaaaaaccaattaaagGACATTAAAGAGAAAGCCAAATCTCTTTGGGACAAGCAGAAATTAAAACGACAATACCATAGAAAAGATGACCCAAATGAGGAATGGTATATTAAGTACAATCCTCTAACAGATACAATTGAAGTAATAAACATCACTACACTTCCTGAAAATCAACACTTaactataattaaaaataaagatacGATGTTGAATGGCGAGTGGTATTTCAGGCTCTATGGAAATTCCAGAGAACAGCTACGGAAGAAAGAACAAGAGGCAGAATGGTATTTTAAACGGGGTCACCGGCACAAAACAAATAAGCAAATTAGAGCCAAGTGGTATTTTGAGTATATGTCTGCTAGAGGCAAGACAAAGTATGTTTAGTAcagttttaattgttttatcaCTGAAGTgcataaataatgtaaaaagttttatattagTGATTTTTCTGTGTCAGCGACCTATTTTCTGGTGAAAACTTAACTTTCTGCTTTACTAATTGATGTATGTATGTCTTTGATCGAGTCTCTTGTGAGGTTGTGATACATAAACTTTTGTTCGAAGCATTTTAAACTGTTAGAACAAGAGTATGTGTAAAGGAATGCATTGATGATAACAAATGAAACTGTGATTTAATGACGTAGACATTGcatgaaattattgttttaataattgaaattttctgcaCGCAAGCTTCGAAATATTTGTGCAAgcaattgttaaatttttcgaaattaaagaagatagtatttttaaacatgtttttggttttgaaatcttaaaacataatttaacatTGTAAAGGATTGTTCGTTATAATTTTTAGCGCATTTTATACTGTGTTTTAGGCCTTCAAAATGAAAGCCATCAGTATGATAgttaaattgattatttaaaaaatagaaaaggaTTTGGCAGGGAAATGGACACCTATGATCCTATTCCCTAagttttttttgcgatttaaACTAATATGTGTTTATAGATCGATGAGTTGATTAACACTAAGGATGCCTAGTACATTTGGTTAAGAACATGAAGTGTCATATCctattctttaaataaaatttattttaagtgaatTGTAAGTTTTACTGAGTTTTGACTAAAGATAGTATGCAATTTCACCGCTCCAACAACCCCTACTTTTGCGCGAAGTGTTATTactaaacaaaatgaaaaaacgttgataccaacattttttatgctaaaattaatgtttgatttaagaaaaaacataaacaccAATTCACAAAAATATGGGTATCTTTTGCGGAATACTCTATCATTTGTACTTGGGgaaatggttaaaaatgtttgtttaactCTGAAAACTACTCTTATTGGACCTAATTATGACTGGCGAAAATCGTCTTTGGCGCCCTCCGCCAGTATCAATCAAATCTTGTACCTTTTAACCGGTAAAAGGATATTCACCATTATACCCAGAAACAATGAATCACGTTTATTTTTGGACATGAATGTTGTCTAATTAGATGATCAAAATAATGTTATCAAACAATTTAATTGCCTTAATATATTTCAAttcttattaaataaac
This region of Euwallacea fornicatus isolate EFF26 chromosome 3, ASM4011564v1, whole genome shotgun sequence genomic DNA includes:
- the Elp1 gene encoding elongator complex protein 1 — translated: MENLQLKDCKIINKPPPVIKDLQRICLDDKLYCFVTDAKELKILNFDGSQQFLQIPHELNTEIVKVTYLKMWKAVFIATTAELVVVNLVQKNFCIYHIERNSKIVQASWNPTQTFLVIIDSDGALAGFNFRCTDREAQKYEFDLFGTGYSGQPAPNSVYVGWGAQNTQFKGMKKQEEVIEEIPQHYSPPQISWRENGEMFVLNYWKDNRRFLKVFDGKLQPLFGSEPYNNLLDVVSYKNKGNSIACAATDGQRNRIVIYEKNCLINSYFEVPENIGIIKGIKYHPEFNILAVHSYFSSQSSLNIYLYANDTWYLKQQFLFPLNERENLLKFHWSTALEMTTCQLNILTSHSVHIYEFNVEAYGVFHDLVAVINGPKVLFTQFSKEIVPPPLGSKTLEFAKPVNNIHFYASEDIYGFTMSDNKTLFYKYDNGNFVPSDQDKLLNIGPTNNTISLFETILNDVPYQIILNEQKELVINDIIFLNNVLSVHLHGIYLLFTHIRSDTYRLYTVRFAQSLILNKFNPENCFSREIEQGAKIICVTEKDEVILALPRGNLETITCRFMAIDRIDSLLSKNDWFNAVNLIRKLRFNWNLLIDLNPQRFITHIKEFIEAVQTGSLLNTIVTEFSTENCLKIMYQSWSRAYTEDNCDELQKLTILTSILQTLVKLNPIKNLISIVTVQIQHYSIKAALRSVLYVFKLKNMDTCKKAIAQILRYKHVMDVLTAGYALYDLSFLTFLYTECSMDPKMFLPEIAELQKLSPIELRYISNVLAKDFAKATKYLVTMEDKSETALSEFIKKYSTQDVAYSTLNPGNHHFKTVTILYADYLGHRARHLEAGLILERASLLEEALVRYKIARHWRKVVSLLNILKVESEQKKDTLRALALDLASHQRAEEGALILDHYCGDYIGAVEVMVQDKQFENALCLADQYGNKELIDNFIKPALKTYTEDLYEKVTELNVKFKNYFTRLMQVRKNKYRKMMFKISGIDHVDLGHEGADMRNDTSSEYGSIISSSTMSTAGSGGSKSSSMSSRNRRKLEKKKIDLREGGTFEDIALIRQLYLLIEDIFDIGEDVIEVCHSLTDEDQFQSSSMLQNSLAGIQSETKSHISLIWTQTFCHAEVSSDPKVLSVIENRHELDEKFRTPPATGKSVDEYLNLVV
- the LOC136350315 gene encoding putative leucine-rich repeat-containing protein DDB_G0290503; translation: MDEDISSANWVLVNEIDCAEEAISLISLNSVVLDSDQESDHSISIISECPADSCSEDEISVYKEQELVHTESEDEIQFEKAYEQIAEAELGSHAEVVDEKSSFNHENSDLDGSFSDLQFPQHEDISQELIPHSQLELSDGRDKDITKEKSFSLLAVGFLITILSSEIIRHYLYEKNTSQSPSDATYMGTFSDDQLNKAVMELCVYKQRSKGDFSEQAVQKCVNHRLKKLKKDKMTKKDLPYVQLKEHYDNLKDTKEDVHVFSPIDDAFQGSYEKTKHSRWRQEETPKDTKMFESKYNLKNNKMGRYESKMDDIKERSHSKKNEHVDKIKKKKPKQKNQLKDIKEKAKSLWDKQKLKRQYHRKDDPNEEWYIKYNPLTDTIEVINITTLPENQHLTIIKNKDTMLNGEWYFRLYGNSREQLRKKEQEAEWYFKRGHRHKTNKQIRAKWYFEYMSARGKTKYV